In a single window of the Terriglobia bacterium genome:
- a CDS encoding LuxR C-terminal-related transcriptional regulator, giving the protein MKTAYFRSILLTARENQILRFIGEGLTSKEIAQRLSISKYTIHAHRRNICSKIREPQRGLKSAPRAISPLAGNHATVLRLTKLLAVRRDALEGIATAFDPHSPPDYFVDAGSFFNAAKSASRVGINCRKAPTCMTRIRSWSIT; this is encoded by the coding sequence ATGAAAACTGCTTATTTCCGAAGCATCCTCTTGACCGCCAGAGAGAATCAAATTCTTCGGTTTATCGGAGAAGGTCTTACGAGCAAGGAAATCGCACAGCGACTTAGTATTAGCAAGTACACCATCCATGCCCATCGGCGGAACATTTGCTCTAAAATAAGGGAACCCCAAAGAGGATTGAAGTCTGCCCCAAGGGCAATTAGCCCATTAGCCGGCAATCACGCGACGGTCTTGAGACTAACCAAATTGTTGGCGGTGAGGCGAGATGCTCTGGAAGGGATTGCCACTGCTTTCGACCCGCACAGTCCCCCTGACTACTTTGTTGATGCCGGGTCCTTTTTCAATGCGGCCAAGTCCGCCTCCAGGGTGGGTATCAATTGCCGCAAAGCTCCTACGTGCATGACACGGATTCGGTCGTGGTCGATCACATAG
- the udk gene encoding uridine kinase, protein MIIGICGGTGSGKTTVANKILETIDSDSVALLQQDHYYKELAGLPVEERARQNFDHPDSIDMELFVEHLRCLKSGRPIDRPVYDFTIDNRSKQTVRVDAKPVVMVEGILIFENKPLRDLMDIKIFVDTDPDLRFIRRLRRDITERGRTVESVINRYLTTVRPMHLEFVEPSKRYADVIIPEGGFNTVGIDLLTEKIRALLAAVHAT, encoded by the coding sequence ATGATCATCGGAATCTGTGGTGGCACGGGGTCAGGCAAGACCACGGTGGCGAACAAGATCCTTGAAACCATCGACAGCGATTCGGTGGCTCTCCTGCAGCAGGATCATTATTACAAGGAACTCGCCGGCTTGCCGGTGGAAGAGCGCGCCCGGCAAAACTTTGACCATCCCGATTCCATCGACATGGAACTCTTCGTCGAGCACCTTCGCTGCCTGAAAAGCGGGCGGCCTATTGACAGACCCGTGTATGACTTCACCATCGATAATCGCAGCAAGCAGACGGTCCGGGTGGACGCCAAACCCGTGGTGATGGTGGAGGGGATTTTGATCTTCGAGAACAAGCCCCTTCGCGATCTGATGGACATCAAGATCTTTGTGGACACGGACCCGGATCTGCGCTTCATTCGCCGGTTGCGCCGGGACATCACCGAGCGTGGCCGAACCGTGGAATCGGTGATCAATCGGTATCTCACCACGGTCCGTCCCATGCATCTCGAATTTGTCGAACCTTCCAAGCGCTACGCCGATGTCATCATCCCGGAAGGCGGGTTCAACACGGTCGGCATTGATCTGCTGACTGAAAAAATCCGCGCCCTGCTGGCGGCCGTCCATGCGACGTGA
- a CDS encoding glycosyltransferase family 39 protein: MKNQRRASPRERGALLLLLLGFAVLAFMFRNPFMGQWDSFDYMTKALQHQVSDLAFGRPLFLGLIRAAWEAMHFMGVSVEHAFWIGQGVVWLFAIGGLVCFYFCVKSVGGVRLALLGVAWLATTPMYLAYSGMVMTEVPSLACFLAAVAFLLRWERSRKLFHLVWSAVLFAAGIQIREQLITAAAVFPLMILLDRGLTWRRRVSAVLVHTGIVILGVLAVLAFLVRRDPDFWRRVQGWAAVLPIRTHGLGIQLLYLLAFAFVNGGVSLVGVLLTWRKWEKVASMRALVSGMALLPLLALLPNADLRIQPRYELLAVPAFVLAALVGLNMLRTQLEPPARRILLGVLLAGHLVFFMGGMAVLTRFNRLSQERKVRVETLIALAPRNAVFVGGAYTPILDFYQQSGIRPDWEVIRSGWEWNRDSLSARINRDLVAKRSVFYLSDARVWDYLRDEQADVEALRFKFRFTRVDYGMERIE; this comes from the coding sequence GTGAAAAATCAACGCCGGGCTTCCCCTCGGGAAAGAGGAGCCCTCCTGCTGCTTCTCCTCGGATTTGCGGTCCTCGCCTTCATGTTTAGAAATCCCTTCATGGGGCAGTGGGACAGTTTTGATTACATGACCAAGGCGCTTCAGCACCAGGTATCGGATTTGGCCTTCGGTCGGCCGCTCTTTCTGGGCCTGATCAGGGCCGCCTGGGAAGCGATGCATTTCATGGGTGTCAGCGTAGAGCATGCCTTCTGGATTGGTCAGGGCGTCGTGTGGCTATTCGCCATCGGCGGTCTGGTCTGTTTCTATTTCTGTGTGAAGTCGGTCGGTGGGGTACGGCTGGCTTTGCTGGGAGTGGCCTGGCTCGCGACTACGCCAATGTACCTTGCTTATTCGGGAATGGTCATGACCGAGGTGCCTTCGCTGGCCTGCTTCCTGGCGGCAGTGGCCTTTTTGCTCCGCTGGGAAAGATCACGGAAGCTCTTCCACCTCGTCTGGAGCGCGGTGCTGTTTGCGGCGGGAATCCAGATCCGTGAACAGTTGATTACGGCGGCTGCCGTATTTCCGTTGATGATCCTCCTGGATCGTGGTCTGACCTGGCGCAGGAGAGTTTCTGCTGTCTTGGTCCATACCGGGATCGTTATCCTGGGGGTCCTGGCCGTCCTTGCTTTCCTGGTGCGGAGGGACCCGGATTTCTGGCGCCGTGTTCAAGGCTGGGCCGCCGTCCTCCCGATTCGAACCCATGGGCTTGGAATCCAGCTCCTCTATCTCCTCGCGTTTGCTTTTGTGAACGGGGGCGTGTCGTTGGTGGGAGTACTGCTGACCTGGCGGAAGTGGGAGAAGGTGGCCTCCATGCGCGCCCTCGTCTCAGGGATGGCGTTATTGCCGCTGTTGGCCCTATTGCCCAACGCGGATCTCAGGATTCAACCCCGGTATGAGCTCCTTGCCGTCCCGGCATTCGTGCTGGCGGCGCTGGTCGGTTTGAACATGCTACGGACGCAACTGGAGCCTCCCGCCCGAAGAATATTACTCGGTGTGTTATTGGCCGGGCATCTGGTGTTTTTCATGGGGGGGATGGCCGTCCTCACCCGGTTTAACCGACTCTCGCAGGAGCGCAAGGTCCGGGTTGAGACATTGATTGCGCTCGCTCCCCGCAACGCAGTGTTCGTGGGCGGCGCCTATACCCCGATTCTGGACTTTTATCAGCAGTCGGGAATCCGACCTGATTGGGAGGTCATTCGCTCCGGGTGGGAATGGAACCGGGATTCCCTTTCCGCAAGAATCAACCGGGACCTGGTGGCAAAGCGCAGCGTCTTTTATCTCAGCGACGCCAGGGTGTGGGATTATTTGCGGGATGAGCAGGCTGATGTGGAGGCCCTTCGATTCAAATTCCGGTTTACCCGAGTGGATTACGGCATGGAACGCATCGAATGA
- the dnaE gene encoding DNA polymerase III subunit alpha, giving the protein MEHSKFVHLHLHTDFSLLDGANDIGALMKEAEAKKMPAIAMTDHGNLFGAISFYETAMHHGIKPIIGCELYVAKGARTERSSSEGEKANHHLTVLATSDEGYRNLVTLVSTAYLDGFYYRPRVDKELLSKHHRGIIALSGCLNGEVESKLQGEQDQAALEVAGQWQDIFGKENFFLEIQDHGLEKQRFVNPRLVALSKRLEVPLVATNDCHYLRRDDSRAHDILLCIGTGSTVNDSSRMRYETDQFYLKSDVEMLASFQEIPEAVHRTVEIAERCHFKLEKIASPFPRFDVPEGQSLEEYFDRVVREGFAERAIHLKTQAARGVLRHRLEEYAERLEREINMIKHMRFPGYFLIVWDFIRYARERGIPVGPGRGSAAGSLVAYSMRITDIDPLQYELLFERFLNPERISLPDIDIDFCMRRRDEVIDYVTQKYGRDHVCQIITFGTLGAKAALKDVGRALEMPYTEVDRIAKLIPNTLHIKLDEALKQTPALDELYKKDARVRDLFDVARRLEGLARHASIHAAGIVISPKPLLEFVPLCTSTRTENMTRTEKQQVITQFEMTDLEKVGLIKMDFLALATLTILDDTVKLIQQHTGQKLNLEELVPDDPETYRLFQEGRTNCIFQFESSGMRDILRRYRPERFEDLIALNALYRPGAIQGGMIDDFIKRKHGEREITFDFPELKPILEETYGVMVYQEQVMQIAMVLAGYTLGEADILRRAMGKKKAEEMAAQKEKFIEGCRSRKINTRKADKIFNLMEQFAGYGFNKSHSAAYALLAYQTAYLKTHDPVYFMSAVLTNEMGNTDKIVKYINECRDLGIEILPPDINQSDLNFTPAIDSAQGTTKIRFGMAAIKNVGEHAIKAILETRRAKGPFKSIFDFCERVDLRALNKRMMESLIRAGCFDSLGARRSQLAAVVDRAMEAGAKAQRDRESGQSGLFAAATATVMNEKLPDLEEWQEHIVLNYEKETLGFFITGHPLAKYAKELEEFSTGTTETLAAIETSRDAAVAGILTSVRFLKTRRGDRMASAVLEDMHGTLEVVVFPEPFKLYESLLKSEDPVFIKGRADIGDTGKVKIIVSELQPLKDLRLTQAKRMVVHVNLIGLDSDAAPRLLELFEKNRGDCAVVFELEHDRQFLVTLKPDDYVRVRPHPHFIRAVEEICGIGAVKLMP; this is encoded by the coding sequence ATGGAACATTCGAAGTTCGTCCATCTCCACCTGCACACCGACTTCAGCCTCCTCGATGGCGCCAACGATATTGGCGCCCTGATGAAGGAGGCTGAAGCCAAGAAGATGCCCGCCATTGCCATGACGGATCACGGCAACCTCTTTGGCGCGATCAGCTTTTATGAGACTGCCATGCATCATGGCATCAAGCCGATCATCGGCTGCGAGCTTTACGTGGCCAAGGGAGCCCGGACGGAACGCAGTTCCAGCGAAGGGGAAAAAGCCAATCATCACCTGACGGTGCTCGCGACCAGTGACGAGGGTTATCGCAACCTGGTGACACTGGTTTCGACCGCTTATTTGGACGGGTTTTACTATCGACCACGCGTGGACAAGGAGCTGTTATCGAAACACCACCGGGGAATCATCGCATTGTCGGGATGCTTGAATGGCGAGGTGGAATCGAAGCTCCAGGGAGAACAGGACCAGGCAGCGCTCGAAGTGGCCGGGCAGTGGCAGGACATCTTCGGCAAGGAGAATTTCTTCCTGGAGATCCAGGATCACGGGCTCGAGAAACAGCGGTTTGTGAACCCGCGGCTGGTAGCGCTCTCCAAGCGTCTGGAGGTGCCGCTGGTAGCCACCAACGATTGCCATTACCTCCGCCGGGACGATTCCCGCGCCCACGATATTCTGCTGTGTATCGGGACCGGGTCGACCGTGAACGATTCCAGTCGAATGCGCTATGAGACCGATCAGTTTTACCTCAAGAGCGATGTGGAGATGCTGGCCTCGTTTCAAGAAATACCGGAGGCCGTCCATCGCACGGTGGAAATTGCAGAGCGCTGCCACTTCAAGCTGGAGAAGATCGCTTCGCCCTTCCCCCGCTTTGACGTCCCGGAAGGGCAATCCCTCGAGGAGTACTTTGACCGGGTGGTTCGCGAAGGGTTTGCCGAACGGGCGATTCACTTGAAGACCCAGGCGGCCCGGGGGGTATTGCGCCATCGGCTGGAGGAATACGCGGAGCGGCTTGAGCGCGAGATCAACATGATCAAGCACATGCGCTTTCCCGGGTACTTCCTGATCGTCTGGGATTTCATCCGCTACGCCCGGGAGCGCGGAATTCCCGTGGGCCCGGGGCGGGGTTCGGCGGCGGGCAGCCTGGTTGCCTATTCGATGCGCATCACCGACATCGATCCCCTGCAATACGAGCTCCTCTTCGAGCGCTTCCTGAATCCCGAGCGCATCTCCCTGCCCGACATTGATATTGATTTCTGCATGCGTCGTCGCGACGAGGTCATCGACTATGTGACCCAAAAATATGGCCGGGATCATGTTTGTCAGATCATCACATTTGGGACCCTGGGCGCCAAAGCCGCTCTCAAGGATGTCGGCCGGGCCCTCGAAATGCCTTACACCGAAGTGGACCGGATCGCGAAGTTGATCCCTAACACACTGCATATCAAGCTCGACGAAGCCTTAAAGCAGACCCCGGCTCTCGACGAGCTTTACAAGAAGGATGCCCGGGTCAGGGATTTGTTTGACGTGGCGCGCCGCCTGGAAGGGCTTGCGCGACACGCGTCCATCCACGCCGCAGGCATCGTCATCTCCCCGAAGCCCCTCCTGGAATTTGTTCCCCTGTGCACCTCCACCCGCACAGAAAATATGACCCGGACGGAAAAGCAACAGGTCATCACTCAATTCGAGATGACCGACCTGGAAAAGGTCGGACTCATCAAGATGGATTTTCTGGCGCTGGCGACCCTGACCATCCTCGATGACACGGTGAAGCTCATCCAACAGCATACCGGACAGAAGCTGAACCTGGAGGAGCTCGTCCCCGACGATCCGGAAACCTACCGGCTCTTCCAGGAAGGGCGCACCAACTGCATTTTTCAGTTCGAATCCAGTGGCATGCGCGACATTCTGCGTCGCTACCGGCCGGAGCGGTTCGAAGATCTCATCGCGCTGAACGCGCTTTATCGCCCGGGCGCCATTCAGGGCGGCATGATCGATGATTTTATCAAACGAAAGCACGGCGAGCGGGAAATCACCTTCGATTTCCCCGAACTCAAACCCATCCTGGAGGAGACCTACGGTGTCATGGTGTACCAGGAGCAGGTGATGCAGATCGCCATGGTGCTGGCGGGATACACCCTGGGGGAAGCCGACATCCTCCGCCGCGCCATGGGAAAGAAGAAGGCCGAAGAAATGGCGGCCCAGAAGGAAAAGTTCATTGAGGGCTGCAGATCCCGAAAGATCAACACCCGCAAAGCTGACAAGATCTTCAATCTCATGGAACAATTCGCGGGGTACGGGTTTAACAAGTCTCACTCCGCTGCCTACGCGCTGCTGGCGTACCAGACCGCGTACTTGAAGACCCACGATCCGGTGTATTTCATGTCCGCGGTGCTGACCAATGAAATGGGAAACACGGACAAGATCGTGAAGTACATCAATGAATGCCGCGACCTGGGGATTGAGATCCTCCCGCCTGACATCAACCAGTCGGACTTGAATTTCACACCGGCCATCGACTCCGCCCAGGGGACAACGAAGATCCGCTTTGGAATGGCCGCCATCAAAAATGTGGGCGAACACGCCATCAAAGCCATTCTCGAGACGCGTCGGGCGAAGGGGCCTTTCAAATCGATCTTCGATTTCTGTGAGCGCGTCGATCTGCGGGCGCTGAACAAGCGCATGATGGAAAGTCTGATCCGAGCCGGATGCTTCGACTCCCTCGGGGCGCGACGATCCCAACTGGCGGCGGTGGTGGACCGGGCCATGGAGGCGGGGGCAAAGGCGCAGCGGGACCGGGAATCGGGACAAAGCGGGTTGTTTGCCGCCGCCACGGCCACGGTGATGAACGAAAAACTCCCCGACCTGGAAGAATGGCAGGAGCACATCGTCTTGAACTATGAAAAGGAAACGCTCGGTTTCTTCATCACCGGGCATCCGCTGGCCAAGTATGCCAAGGAACTCGAGGAGTTTTCCACGGGCACAACGGAAACCCTGGCGGCGATCGAGACTTCCCGAGACGCAGCGGTCGCCGGAATCCTCACTTCGGTCCGGTTTCTCAAGACGCGCCGGGGTGACCGCATGGCGTCGGCCGTGCTCGAGGACATGCACGGGACCCTGGAGGTCGTGGTGTTCCCCGAACCTTTTAAGCTCTATGAGTCTCTATTGAAATCGGAGGACCCGGTCTTCATTAAGGGCCGCGCGGACATCGGCGATACGGGCAAAGTCAAGATCATCGTCTCGGAGCTTCAGCCCTTGAAGGATCTGCGTCTCACCCAGGCCAAAAGGATGGTTGTGCACGTCAACCTCATCGGTCTGGACTCGGACGCCGCGCCGAGGCTTTTGGAACTCTTTGAAAAGAATCGGGGCGACTGTGCGGTGGTGTTCGAGCTTGAACATGACCGACAGTTTCTGGTAACCTTGAAACCTGATGATTATGTGAGGGTCCGGCCCCACCCCCACTTCATTCGGGCGGTGGAAGAGATTTGCGGAATTGGCGCGGTTAAACTCATGCCTTAG
- the amrB gene encoding AmmeMemoRadiSam system protein B has product MIRRPAVAGRFYPSNKEKLVSDLAGYLAVEGKPRKAIGCVVPHAGYMYSGHVAGAVYARIELPERFIILCPNHTGMGTPLSIMSEGEWQTPLGNVKIESALARAIAHACPLVSEDETAHVSEHSLEVQLPFLQQLKGEFSFVPIAVGTGSYAPLERLGQAIAQSIEGSPEPVQIIASSDMNHYESDSITRQKDRRAIDRVLALDPKGLFDVIKKEHVTMCGYGPTIAMLTAAIHLGASKAELVKYATSGDISGDRAEVVGYAGMIVF; this is encoded by the coding sequence ATGATCCGCCGTCCCGCAGTAGCAGGCCGCTTTTATCCTTCGAACAAAGAAAAACTGGTCAGCGATCTCGCCGGGTATCTCGCTGTCGAGGGCAAGCCGCGGAAGGCCATCGGGTGTGTCGTCCCGCATGCGGGATACATGTACTCGGGACATGTGGCGGGGGCGGTCTATGCGCGGATTGAACTTCCGGAGCGATTTATCATCCTTTGTCCGAATCACACCGGGATGGGAACCCCGCTTTCGATCATGAGCGAGGGGGAGTGGCAAACACCTTTAGGGAATGTGAAGATTGAGTCCGCCCTGGCCCGTGCGATCGCCCACGCCTGTCCGCTGGTGAGCGAAGACGAGACGGCGCACGTCTCGGAACATTCGCTGGAAGTGCAGCTTCCTTTTCTTCAGCAGCTTAAGGGAGAATTCTCTTTCGTCCCCATCGCGGTCGGTACGGGCAGCTATGCTCCCCTGGAACGGCTCGGACAAGCCATCGCCCAATCCATCGAGGGATCGCCGGAGCCCGTTCAAATCATTGCCTCCAGCGACATGAATCATTACGAAAGCGATTCGATAACACGCCAGAAGGACCGGCGCGCCATCGACCGGGTCTTGGCCCTGGACCCCAAAGGACTTTTTGACGTCATCAAGAAAGAACATGTCACCATGTGCGGTTACGGCCCGACTATTGCCATGCTGACAGCGGCCATACACCTGGGCGCCTCCAAAGCAGAACTGGTGAAGTATGCGACATCGGGAGACATCAGCGGGGACCGCGCAGAAGTCGTGGGGTATGCGGGAATGATAGTCTTTTGA
- a CDS encoding trypsin-like peptidase domain-containing protein, producing the protein MKSVFVHLSGSHRGDTQEFEKENLLIGCDPKCDIRFNPGVDDTTSDRHAEIYFDNCEYYLRDLGSSRGTFVNDHEIDEIILKEGDVLEFGEGGPKVRFHVERAKGEVCKPFHVVYRDSVRKSRRFRRQGIGFTTRFLGEFTRGLLRHSTPRTRTIFIGAIVLVGFSVTLSALVLIQGALSKRKIEREIIQLRKQLAVDHRSREALERDILEERKRGGEVRARQETETETRFSNLQAEEQKLRDQLAQAQNDASLKAGELQALRARLNETTRHIDSVNRERSLGERVIKTYQSGVCYIEGAYRFYDGSGNPLRFLALDSAGEPIKDSQGQTLYTTSGAAPMVEVYYSGTGFLVSSSGWILTNRHVAEPGWEDREVKELSAKGFQPRLQFFRAYFPTVEDPFNLVVVKTSTQADIALLRADLGSHKLPVLAVERQGADTAAGQPVVLLGYPTGLNALLARLDEKVVESVVSSAGPDPKKISQELSRRGMIRPLSTQGHLSDILPNKLVYDAQTTQGGSGGPLFNVRGKVIGVNYAILSEFGGANFGVPIQFGLELMK; encoded by the coding sequence GTGAAATCAGTCTTCGTCCACCTCTCCGGAAGCCATCGGGGTGATACCCAGGAATTTGAGAAGGAAAATCTCCTGATCGGATGCGACCCGAAGTGTGACATCCGCTTCAATCCGGGCGTGGACGACACGACCTCCGACCGTCACGCCGAGATCTACTTCGACAACTGTGAGTATTACCTGCGGGACCTCGGGTCTTCCCGGGGAACCTTTGTGAACGATCACGAAATTGATGAAATCATTCTCAAAGAGGGTGATGTGCTGGAATTCGGCGAAGGCGGACCCAAGGTGCGCTTTCATGTAGAGAGGGCGAAGGGGGAGGTGTGCAAGCCGTTTCACGTGGTGTACCGCGATTCAGTGAGAAAATCGCGGCGGTTCCGGAGGCAGGGGATAGGATTTACGACGCGGTTCTTGGGGGAATTCACTCGCGGACTACTCCGTCATTCCACCCCCCGCACCCGCACGATTTTCATCGGGGCCATCGTCCTGGTCGGGTTTTCGGTCACGCTGAGCGCATTGGTGCTGATCCAGGGCGCGCTTTCAAAGCGAAAGATCGAAAGGGAGATCATTCAGCTTCGAAAACAGCTCGCCGTTGATCATCGATCCCGCGAGGCGTTGGAGCGGGACATTTTAGAGGAGCGCAAGCGCGGGGGGGAGGTACGGGCCCGGCAGGAGACTGAGACAGAGACGCGGTTCTCCAACCTGCAGGCCGAAGAGCAGAAGCTCCGCGACCAATTGGCCCAGGCACAGAACGACGCCTCGCTCAAAGCCGGGGAGCTCCAGGCCCTCCGCGCCAGGCTCAACGAGACCACGCGTCACATCGACTCCGTCAACCGGGAACGGTCGCTGGGAGAGCGGGTCATCAAGACGTATCAATCCGGGGTCTGTTATATCGAAGGCGCCTACCGTTTTTACGACGGCTCGGGCAATCCCCTCCGCTTTCTCGCCCTCGACAGTGCCGGCGAACCGATCAAGGATTCCCAGGGGCAGACCCTCTATACAACGTCCGGGGCCGCCCCGATGGTCGAGGTCTATTACTCGGGGACCGGATTTCTGGTGAGCAGCTCGGGCTGGATCCTGACGAATCGTCATGTGGCTGAACCGGGGTGGGAAGATCGCGAGGTCAAAGAACTGTCCGCGAAAGGTTTTCAACCCCGCCTCCAGTTCTTCAGGGCCTATTTCCCGACAGTGGAAGATCCCTTCAACCTCGTCGTGGTCAAGACCTCCACGCAGGCAGACATTGCGTTACTGCGGGCGGATCTGGGCTCGCACAAGCTCCCCGTGCTGGCGGTCGAACGTCAGGGGGCGGACACGGCAGCGGGCCAACCGGTCGTGCTGCTGGGCTACCCGACGGGCCTGAATGCGTTGTTGGCCCGGCTTGATGAGAAAGTAGTTGAATCGGTGGTGTCGTCGGCTGGACCGGATCCCAAAAAAATTTCACAGGAACTCTCCCGCCGCGGAATGATCCGCCCCCTCTCCACGCAGGGACATCTGAGCGATATTCTCCCCAACAAGCTGGTCTACGATGCCCAGACAACCCAGGGAGGAAGTGGCGGGCCGCTCTTTAATGTGCGTGGAAAAGTGATCGGGGTGAACTACGCCATCCTCTCCGAGTTCGGCGGCGCCAACTTCGGAGTGCCCATTCAATTCGGGTTGGAATTGATGAAGTGA
- a CDS encoding acetyl-CoA carboxylase carboxyltransferase subunit alpha gives MTNSKEIYEQRESIQDLEEQINELSKINQDDESQHEIERLKARIERVRREVFAKLTPWQKVQMARHPQRPYTLDYIQHCFTDFIEVHGDRKFGEDHAIVCGMAKFHGEPVMVVGHQKARDTKQKVFRNFGMPKPEGYRKAIRVMKIAEKFQRPIFTLIDTPGAYPGIDAEERGQAEAIAYNLREMARLRVPIITTITGEGGSGGALAIAVGDIVNMLEYAIYSVISPEGCASIMWRDASRAEEAATALKLTAEDLKAFELIDEIIREPEGGAHTDPLAMAKSLDEHLQKDLARLKALTTERLLEERYEKYRRMGQFFEKASAATAQRSK, from the coding sequence ATGACCAACTCAAAAGAAATTTACGAACAGCGCGAAAGCATCCAGGATCTGGAAGAGCAGATCAACGAGCTCAGCAAGATCAATCAAGACGACGAAAGCCAGCACGAGATCGAGCGGCTCAAGGCCCGCATCGAACGTGTCCGGCGGGAAGTTTTCGCCAAGCTCACCCCCTGGCAAAAGGTCCAGATGGCGCGGCACCCTCAACGCCCCTACACCCTCGATTACATTCAGCACTGTTTTACGGATTTCATCGAGGTTCACGGCGACAGGAAGTTTGGGGAGGACCATGCTATTGTCTGCGGGATGGCCAAGTTTCATGGCGAGCCAGTGATGGTGGTCGGCCATCAAAAGGCCCGCGACACCAAGCAGAAGGTCTTTCGAAATTTCGGCATGCCGAAGCCGGAGGGGTACCGCAAGGCCATTCGGGTGATGAAAATCGCGGAGAAGTTTCAACGGCCCATCTTCACCTTGATCGACACGCCCGGTGCCTATCCGGGGATCGACGCGGAAGAGCGGGGCCAGGCCGAGGCCATTGCCTATAACTTGCGAGAAATGGCCCGGCTCCGGGTGCCGATCATCACCACGATCACGGGCGAAGGCGGCAGTGGCGGCGCCCTCGCGATCGCCGTCGGGGATATCGTCAATATGCTGGAGTATGCGATCTATTCGGTCATATCGCCGGAAGGTTGTGCTTCCATCATGTGGCGCGATGCCTCCCGCGCGGAGGAGGCAGCCACCGCGTTGAAACTGACGGCGGAGGATCTGAAGGCCTTTGAACTGATCGACGAGATTATTCGAGAACCGGAAGGCGGCGCGCACACCGATCCCCTCGCCATGGCCAAGTCATTGGATGAGCATCTTCAGAAGGATCTGGCGCGACTCAAGGCCCTCACGACCGAACGGCTCCTTGAGGAACGATACGAGAAGTATCGCCGAATGGGACAGTTTTTTGAAAAGGCGAGTGCCGCCACGGCGCAAAGATCCAAATGA